GGTGATTGGGAAatagacattaaatattttacttcccATTCCTTCCCCACCCTTCACACCACATTGCCCCTTCCTTTCCGGTTACACAGCCCTGGCCTCCCACTCCTGGGctaggctgggcagggccctgcccctcGTCTCCTGGCACTTTTTGGAGCCCAAGTCCTGTGACAGGGAAAGCCTCAGACTGTACTTGACCTGCCACACATGGCTGCTTCCTCAACAAGAGCCCCAATTCGTCCCTCACCTTCATAGTTGATACAACCATTGCTATCCTCGTGCCCTGCCACCAGCATCTCTACTTCTTCCTCTGTCATCTTCTCACCTGCAGAGGGAAAGAGCTTTTTGGGAACTGCATGACAGGTGAAGTATCAGGTGGAACCTCAGCTCAAGGAGCAAGGGTAGAGCCTTACCCAGTGTGACAAGGACATGCCGGATCTCAGCACCCATGACAGTGCCGTTCCCTTCCTTGTCAAACACCCTAAGGCCTTCAACATAGTCCTCATAGGTGCCCTGGTCCTTGTTCTTGGCCACCGTCTGCAGCATGGGCAGGAAGTGCTCAAAGTCCAACACCTTCACGTTCATCTCTGCCATGAAGGAGGCAGAAGTAAAGTCACACAAATTCTCAGGCCTGAGGGGATTACAGGGATCACAACCAAACAGACTGCTCCCACTTAGAGCAGAAGAAATGCATGGGATTTTCTAGTTGAGACAAGACCTGCCTGAGTTTTGGGCCTATGAAGATAAGGAAGCTCTTAGCTGAAGATCTGTGGGCCCAGGACCATACTGAGTTGTTCCCAAGGATCCTCACCATCACTCTTGGGGTTCCCCAGGACTTTGAGCACCTCGGCGTTGGTGGGGTTCTGGCCCAGGGCCCTCATCACGTCCCCACACTGGCTGTACAGGATCTTGCCATCCCCTGTTCGGTCAAACAGCTGGAAGGCCTCCTTGAACTCTGAGGATTGAG
This DNA window, taken from Desmodus rotundus isolate HL8 chromosome 3, HLdesRot8A.1, whole genome shotgun sequence, encodes the following:
- the MYL6 gene encoding myosin light polypeptide 6 isoform X2, with product MCDFTEDQTAEFKEAFQLFDRTGDGKILYSQCGDVMRALGQNPTNAEVLKVLGNPKSDEMNVKVLDFEHFLPMLQTVAKNKDQGTYEDYVEGLRVFDKEGNGTVMGAEIRHVLVTLGEKMTEEEVEMLVAGHEDSNGCINYEAFVRHILSG
- the MYL6 gene encoding myosin light polypeptide 6 isoform X1, producing MCDFTEDQTAEFKEAFQLFDRTGDGKILYSQCGDVMRALGQNPTNAEVLKVLGNPKSDEMNVKVLDFEHFLPMLQTVAKNKDQGTYEDYVEGLRVFDKEGNGTVMGAEIRHVLVTLGEKMTEEEVEMLVAGHEDSNGCINYEELVRMVLNG